GGATGACGGCAACAGCAGTAAGCCCCCTCTTGGTTAGAGGAGGCTTACTGGGTCTGCGGGTTACTTGGCGGCGCTGTCCGAATCAGAGCTTGCGGTCTTGGCTTTCTTGCCGGTCAGACCTTGGGCGGCTTTCTTGAGCCCGTCGGTGGCCTTCTTGATTCCGGCGTTGAGGTTCTTGGCCGAATCGCGCACGTTGTTGGTGACGGCCTTGCGTGCATCGGTGCGGGTGTCGGCCTTTACCAGCTTCGGCTTCGCCCGGGTTTCGACGGCTGGAGCGGTCGGCTCTTCCTTTGGTGCAGAAGCAGTTTCGTCCACTTCGAGCTTTGACGTCTCGGGTGCGGCGGCCAGCGCCAATGTTGTGTCGGGTTCCACCGCCGCTGCAGCCGTGGGGAGGCCGGCCCTGAACGGCTTGGCAAGCAGGGTGCGAGCGCTCTGGATCGACGTGTAGGCACTGCTGGCGCTCGCCACCACCGCGGAGCTGAGGTTCGCCAGGCCATGCTGCACGGCATTGGCGGCAGCCTCGGGGCTACCGGACGCGATCGCCGTCCCGACCCCCTGGATCGCCACGAGACTGGTCCGGGCGATGTTGGCGAACGCGAGTGCCGGGACCGTGACAAAGCTCCACGCCACCTGATAGACCAGCGGGCGGACCAGAGCCTGCATGACTCCCGCGTCGGCCGACAACATGTTCTGCAGCTTCACCACCTGGCTGAACAGCCCAAGGAAGGGGCCGATGAATGCGGGGACGACGGCGTCGTACCCGCCGACGAGGTCGCCGGCCGCATAACGTTCGGCAGCCGCCTGCAGGGCAGGCGGTAGGTTGGTGGCCACCTGTGAGGCCGCGTTACCCAAGCCGGTGGCGATCTCGCCGAGTGTTTTGCCGTCGGCACCAGCCCGGGCGATGATCGCGTTCAGAAGCGGTGCGGGAGTGGCTGTCTCGTTGGCGATCATGAGTTGGACCAAGGCACTGGCCTGATCGAAGACCGGGGTGAACACCTCGATCGGGTTGTCCAGCGCGGTCATCTGCACCGCGCGCGTTTGGACTTGGGTTGGGGGAGTTATTGCCGGGGTGACGGCGATGACGCTGGCGGCGGCCAGCGCTACGCCGGCAGCGGCATAGGGCCTCAAGGCGAGTTGCACTGCGTTCTCCTTGTGTTGTTGCGGTCTGCACGGGACGGCGGGACCGGCGTGAACGTACAAGGAAGACCGGAAAATGACATTCGCATTCTGTGCGACGTTCGAATTATTGACCTGAGGCCTGTGCTGCCCGGAGAAAGCAGTAAGCCCCCTCTTGGCGTGAGGAGGCTTACCGGGTCCGCGGGTTACTCGGCGGCGCTGTCCGATTCGGAGCTCGGCTTGTCTGCCTTCTTGCCGCCCAGGCCTTGGGCGGCCTTCTTGACGTCGGCACCGATCTTGTCGACGGTCGCCGAGACCCGATCACTGATTGTCTTCGCGAGGTTGGGGGTCTGGTCACCGCGTTTCCCGGTGAGCCCTGTCTTGCCCGGCACCGCCTTGGCGCTGGTGCGGACGAGGGTCGATTTCGCTTCCGATCCTGGTGCTGCGGGCTCGTCTGCCGTGGCGGGTGTTGCTGTCTCCGTGGATGTTTCGTCCCTGAGGCTGACGACTGCGCTGGATGAGAGTGCAGGCACTCTGGCCGCCGGCGCGCCCTCGGGAATCTCCCGTGGCGGCGCGCCGAGGGCCTCGGCGATGGTCTCGCGCGCGAGCACCAGGTGCTTGACCACGCCGTTGATCAGCCCGGTATTGCCCTCCGGATAGCCACCGATGAGGAACCCGCTCGCGATGTTGGCGGGTGCCGTCAGGATTGCGTTGACCACCGCTGTCGGGTCGCCGGAGCCGGCGGCGTCGACGATGCTGCGGATGGACGCCGTCGCCGCCCCGACTGTGCTGTTCGCCGTCGCGAGCACGTCAAAACCCAGTCCCATGACCATCATTGGCGTGGTGGCGATGACGTTGGCGATGTTCTGACTGATCGCGACGGGGATCTCAAGGGCCGGGATGAGCGGCATGCCCACAGAGATCACGGAACCCACGACCACGTTGTTCCACAGCGTCGAGATCGCCGCGGCGGGATCACCCGCCATCAGTTGCGTGGCTGCCGTACTCAGGTACTCGGGCACCTTCTCCAGGTTCCACAGCAGATTCGTCGCTCCGGTCACGGTGCCCATGGCCAGGATGTTCGCGTACCAGAATTGATTGGCCAGGACCTGGCTGAGGATGGGCGTCGGGTTGCTGACGATCGGGGCAACGGCGTCCATCACGTACGCCGCGGTCAGCATCGCGAAGTACTGATAGGCCTCGGCGGGCGTCAGCTCCGGCGGTATGGCGCTCACCGCGACCCCTGCGGTGGGTTGACCGTCGAGGGTTTGTACCGCCCCGGAGAGTTGGACTGACGAGTATTCGACGGCGCGCTGTGGCGCCTGGGGTGGGGCAGCCGATATCGGGGTGACGGCGATGACGCTGGCGCCTGCGATCGCCATTCCGGCCGTTACGTAAGGCCGCAGTGCGTGTGGCAACGGTGTCTCCTTCCTGATGCGTGATGCCGGTCACTCCGGCTGACGGCGAACGGTATCTGAGAATCGTCTGAGATAGATGCAAATGTGGCGAACCTGGGTAGGTTCGCTGTCGCCAACTCGGGGAGGCGGAAGAATATCTGCAGTTCAAGCGCGATGCCACTGGCTGGAGCTGGTTTGTTGCGCCTTGAAAGAGTTGGATCGATAGTGCCCATTTGAGTAGCTGCCGAGCGGCTCGGCGCGCAGTGCCGGTGCGCGGCAGGGACGGCTTGAGCCTGTCGATACCCTGAGTAGCGTGCCGACACCCCTTCGCCGCGCCCGCCTGACGGTCGGCGCGCTCGTTTCGGTGCCGGCGCTTCTGTTCAGCGGCTGCACGGTCAGCCCGCCGCCGGCCCCTCAGAGCACCGAGACCACCGAGACCACGCCGCCGCCTCCGGTGAAGGCCACGCAGATCATCATGGCCATCGATTCGATCGGGCCCGGGTTCAACCCGCATCTGCTGTCAGATCAGTCCCCGGTGAACGCGGCGGTGGCCTCGATGGTGCTGCCGAGCTCGTTCCGCCCGGTTCCCGATCCGAAGTCGCCGACGGGTTCGAACTGGGAGCTCGATCCGACCTTGCTCGAATCGGCCGAGGTGACCAGCGAGAACCCGTTCACGGTTACCTACAAGATCCGTCCGGAAGCGCAATGGACAGACAACGCGCCCATCGCCGCCGACGACTACTGGTACCTGTGGCGCCAAATGGTCAGCCAGCCAGGCGTAGTCGACCCGGCCGGCTACGACCTGATCACCGGGGTGCAGTCGGTGGAGGGCGGCAAGCAGGCAGTAGTGACGTTCTCGCAGCCCTATCCGGCATGGCGGGAGCTGTTCAACGACATCCTCCCCGCCCACATCGTCAAGGACATCCCGGGTGGATTCGGTGCCGGTCTGGCCCGGGCGATGCCCGTCACCGGCGGGCAGTTCCGGGTGGAAAGCATTGACCCGCAACGGGATGAGATCCTGCTGGCCCGCAATGACCGGTACTGGAGCGTGCCGGCCAAGCCCGATCTGGTGCTGTTCCGGCGAGGTGGCGCGCCGGCGGCACTCGCCGACTCCATCCGCAACGGCGATACCCAGGTCGCCCAGGTGCACGGTGGCGCAGCCACTTTCGCGCAGCTGAGTGCCATTCCCGATGTCCGCACCGCACGGATCGTGACGCCGCGGGTGATGCAGTTGACCCTGCGCGGGCAGCAGCCCACATTGGAGCAGGCCCAGGTGCGCAAGGCCATCTTGGGGCTGATCGATGTCGACCTGCTGGCATCAGTGGGTGCGGGTGACGACAACACGGTGACCTTGGCGCAGGCGCAGGTGCGTTCTCCGTCGGACCCCGGCTACGTACCGACAGCACCCCCGGCGATGTCGCGGGAAGCCGCGCTGGATCTGCTGCGGGGTGCCGGCTACCAGATCGAACCGGCGACCGAGCCGCCCGCACCGGGGGCGCCGCCGGCGCCCGACAACGGCAGACAGCGCATCACCAAGGACGGCGCCCCGCTGGCGTTGGTGCTCGGCGTGGCATCCAACGATCCGACCTCGGTCGCCGTCGCCAACACCGCGGCGGACCAACTGCGGAACGTGGGAATCGACGCGTCGGTGCTGGCGCTGGATCCCGTTGCGCTCTACGGCGATGCGCTGACCAACAATCGCGTCGACGCCGTCGTCGGCTGGCATCAGGCCGGGGGAGACCTGGCAACCAGCCTCGCCTCGCGTTACGGCTGCCGCGCACTGGAAGCGACCGCCGTCTCGACGGCGGTTCCCGGCGTCGCACCCTCGCCGTCGTCACCCAAGCCGACCACGAGTGCCGCGCCCGCGCCGGCCACCACACCGACACCGACGTCGACTCAGCCCATCCCGGCGCCGGACTCGGGTGAGCTGGTCCAGGCGCCGAGTAACATCACCGGCATCTGCGACCACAGCATCCAGCCGAAAATCGATGCGGCTCTGGATGGTTCGCAGAACATCGCCGAGGTGATCCAGGCTGTCGAGCCCAAGCTGTGGAATATGTCGACCGTCCTTCCGATTCTGCAGGACACCACGATCGTCGCCGCGGGACCGAGCGTGCAGAACGTCAGCCTTACCGGCGCGGTGCCCGTCGGCATCGTCGGCGACGCGGGCAGCTGGACCAAGGGACGCTAGAAACAACAGTGGACCTCCTCATGAGAGGAGGCCCACTGAGTGATGCTGGATCAGGCTGCGCCGCTTGAGCTGGAGCCGCTTGAGCCGGCCGATGACGACCCGCCGGCCTTGGCGGGCTTGTCGGCCTTGGTGCTCTTGCCGCTCAGTCCTTCGGCGGCCTTCTTGAGTCCGTCGGTGACGTTCTTGACGGCTCCCTGAACGCCGTCGCGGACCTGTTTGGCTGAGGTGGAGCGCTTGGTCGACAGGGTCTTGCCGGGCTCGGCCTTGAGGCTGTCCTTGACCACCGGGGTGCTGACGCCGGCCGACGGGTCTGCGGCAGCGGAATCCTCCGCAGCAGGACCAGTTTCGGCCGGAGCGGCCTCAACGGGCGCGGCGGCCGGTGCAGCCGCTACCGGCGCGGTGACCGCTGCCTTCGGGCTCACATCCAGCGTCACGACCTTCGATGCCGAGGCCACGGTGGCATCGGCCGCTGCACGCGCCTCCTCGGCGGCCGGCGGAGTGATTGCGGCAGCGATCATTTCGCGGGCTTGGCGCAGCGTGGACAGGAGTCCGAGGCCGGGCCCGATCACGCCGCCGCCGGTTGCGTCGCCGTTGAGGAGAGCGTTCGTGATGACCGCGGGGCCGCTGAGCATCGCGTTGACGACACCGATCGGGTCGCCCGCCCTGATCGAATCGACGATGTCCTGACCGACATTGCCTGCCGCGGTGACCGTGCCGTAGCCCACGTTGAGCAGCCCGAGCACCGGGAAGATCACGGCAGTCTGCGTGTCCACGACATTGAGCAGGTTCTGGATCGGCTGCCTGATGGCGGCGGTGATCGGCTCCAGCAGTGGCAGACCCGCGTACAGCACCGGACTGAGCAGCGCACCCCAGGTGTTCGACACCGCTCCGTTGATGTCGCCCGCCAACAAGTTCTCGAACGCCAGCTGCAACGTCGCCGGAATGCCGTATGGATTACCGGGGTCAAGGATCTCGGCAAGACCCGCGCCTGCGCCCTGCAGACCCGCCGCCAGACTTTGGACAGTGCTGATCTGGTTGGCGATCACTTGTCTCAGGACGGGGGCTGGGTCGGCGAGTTCGGTGCTGACCAGAGTCTGCAGATTGGTGAAGGTGTTGGTGAACAGCGCGGTGTAGGCCGCGATTGGATCGACCGCCGCCGAGAGGTTCACCTCAGCCGATGAGATCGCCGGTACGGCGATGTCCGGCATCGGCGGTGCAACCGGACTCATGGCGATGGCACCCGCTCCGAGTAGCGCGACGCCAGCGGCGAGATAGGGATGGGCTACGTCTTGCATTGCTTCTCCTCTGAATCAATCCAATCCCCCGACGAGGCAGAAGCTACCTGAGAGTAGCTTTACAAAAATGAGAATTTGAAAAGTCGATTTTTGCCGTTGTCGGCTGGCTAATGAGGTCGTAAGCAAAGTGAACTAGCTGTTCGAGACGGTAGTGAGCAAGGTTAAGCATTTTTGCGGGCGACAAGCGACTTTTGCGATCAAAACCAGACAGCTGTGAATGCAAGCCGACTCCCCGCCGCGTTGCGACGGGGAGTCGGATGCCATTTGAGCGGTGGTCGTTCAGGCTCCGTCGTGCGAGCCGGCGCCCGCGCCTGACGATGACGACCCGCCGCTGGCCTTCTTGGCGGTGCTGCTCTTGCCGCTCAGTCCTTCGGCGGCCTTCTTGAGTCCGTCGGTGACGTTCTTGACGGCTCCCTGAACGCCGTCGCGGACCTGTTTGGCCGAGGTGGAGCGCTTGGTCGACAGGGTCTTGCCGGGCTCGGCCTTGAGGCTGTCCTTGACCACCGGAGTGGTGACATCGGACGACGTGCCCGCGGCAGCGGAATCCTCTGCGGCCGGCGCGGTTTCGGCCGGTGCCGCTTCTGCCGGGGCTGCGACGGGAGCAGCGGCCGGTGCCTGCGGAGCGACGTCCAAGGTCACCGTGGTGGCCTTGGCTAGGGGTGCTGCTGTCACAGCGGCAGTCTCGGTGTCTGGCGGGGCGATGAGAGTCGCGACGTACTCGCGGGTGTTACGCAATATCGCGACCAGTCCCGAAGTCCCAAGCAGCCCTTCGTTGATCATGGCGTCGCCGATGACGGCAGGCGCCGCCGCCATCGCGCTCAGGACGCCCAGCGGATCGCCGGCCCTTGCGGCATCGACGATGTCCTGAGCGGCGCTCGCGCTGGTACTGAGGGTCGCATAGACCGGGACGAGTAGTCCGATGACCGGCCCCAAGAGGACTTGTGGGTCCGAGAGCACCTTGCCGAGGTTGACCACAGGTTGTGCGATGGCGTGCTGCATGGCCGGCAACAGCCCTGCGAGACCCAGGGCGTTGAGGAGTACCGCTTGCCATACCGCACTCACCGCGCCTTCGATATTGCCCGCCGACAGCTCCTCGAATGCCTCCTGGAATTTCGCGGGGAAGCTGAACGGGTTCGACGGGTCCAGAGATTTGGCCAACGATTCGCCAGCCGCCTGCAGCGCGGTGGCGATACCGGTGGCGCTGTCGATCTGGTTCGCGACAACCTGTTGCAGGATCGGTGCTGGGTCGGCCAGTTCGTCGCCGATGCGGGCTTGCACATTGGTGAAGGTGTTGGTGAACAGGTCGATGTAGGCCTGGATCGGATCGGTTGCTGCCGAGAGATTCACCTGAGCCGCTGAAATCGCGGGCACGGTGATGTCCGGCATCGGCGGCGCGACCGGACTGATGGCGATGGCGCCGGCGCCGAGAAGTGAGACACCGGCTGCGAGATAGGGACGGGCTGCGAGCTGCATGGGCTTCTCCTGTAGATGGATCCAATCTCCCGACGAGGCTGAAGCTACCTGAGAGTAACGTTACAAATTTGCGGCTTTGAAAAGTTGCATTCAATGTCAATTTCTCCGCTACCAAGGTCATGAACAAGGCAAACTAGCTGCTAGAGCCGGGTGATTAGGTGATCTTGATAGACCGCTGGGTGCTGACGTCAAGCCGTACTGCGGGTCTCGCAAACTGGTGTCATTGAATGCAATCAATTCGCTGTTTTCCCGCAGTGGCGCAGAAACAAAGGGTTGCAGCCCGTGAACTCGTGGGCCATCCTTTTTGCGCAGTCAAAGTCCACGATGCGGTGTGGTGACGCTGCGGCGTGGGCTGTCCCGGCGCCGGAACTGTGGGTTCGGCAGGCCGACGATGCATCCCCGACGGTGTTCGCTCGGATATTGCGTAAGCAACCAAATGTCGTAGCCCGCCACTTTGTGACGCGGAAGCGAAGCGTGGCGCCTCGGCACACATATCTGAGCGCCAGCTGAGAACTTCCTCAGAGGCGTAGGCCCCCTTCATCGGGTGGATGAAGGGGGCCTACCGGTAGTGCCGTGGGTTAGTTGTTGTCGGCGCCCTTGGCGGAATCCGCCTTCTTGGCGGCGCTCTTCTCAGCTCCGACCTTGTCCTTCTTGAGGCCGTCGGTCAGCTTCTTGACCGTGGACTTCACCTGGTCGCGGACTGC
Above is a window of Mycolicibacterium boenickei DNA encoding:
- a CDS encoding ABC transporter family substrate-binding protein, with amino-acid sequence MSSVPTPLRRARLTVGALVSVPALLFSGCTVSPPPAPQSTETTETTPPPPVKATQIIMAIDSIGPGFNPHLLSDQSPVNAAVASMVLPSSFRPVPDPKSPTGSNWELDPTLLESAEVTSENPFTVTYKIRPEAQWTDNAPIAADDYWYLWRQMVSQPGVVDPAGYDLITGVQSVEGGKQAVVTFSQPYPAWRELFNDILPAHIVKDIPGGFGAGLARAMPVTGGQFRVESIDPQRDEILLARNDRYWSVPAKPDLVLFRRGGAPAALADSIRNGDTQVAQVHGGAATFAQLSAIPDVRTARIVTPRVMQLTLRGQQPTLEQAQVRKAILGLIDVDLLASVGAGDDNTVTLAQAQVRSPSDPGYVPTAPPAMSREAALDLLRGAGYQIEPATEPPAPGAPPAPDNGRQRITKDGAPLALVLGVASNDPTSVAVANTAADQLRNVGIDASVLALDPVALYGDALTNNRVDAVVGWHQAGGDLATSLASRYGCRALEATAVSTAVPGVAPSPSSPKPTTSAAPAPATTPTPTSTQPIPAPDSGELVQAPSNITGICDHSIQPKIDAALDGSQNIAEVIQAVEPKLWNMSTVLPILQDTTIVAAGPSVQNVSLTGAVPVGIVGDAGSWTKGR